Genomic segment of Triticum aestivum cultivar Chinese Spring chromosome 6A, IWGSC CS RefSeq v2.1, whole genome shotgun sequence:
CCATTTCCACCAATATTTTATGGGACAATGGCCATTAAGGATGTAAGTGGACGACGTCCATGAGGAAACACACTAACCTTTGTTACTTCGATAATCGTGTTAGGCTTAATTCTCATATTGTACAATGGCCACTCGCGTACGTCTTCCGCTTGCATGCCTAATGGCCACTCGCGTACCATCGTACCTTCGTCATGAATCACATTGGGAATTTTTATATCATATAAGACTCGATCTTTTTTTTCTCACCAAGTTAGACCCAACTATAACTTAGAAATTTTTTTGACCTTATACAATGCAAGGTACTCAGATAAATAAACTAGTTTTTTTTAAATATCGATGCTTATTTGTAGAGGATAGACTCTTAATTAGACATCCCTCCGGTAAAGAAAAACACTGATGTTTAACAAAAACTCGATTTATTTTACTAATCACCTTCTAAGAACATGACACCTCTCATCACCAGTCTCATTCATTAACATGACACCTGTGAACCTGTCATAACTCGAATTTAAAGCATTGTAAGGCCTAAGAACATATGACACCTGTCATCACCAATCTGAACGTACCGGCACCCTCTATCGTTCGACACCCAGTCGCAATACGCGTGACAGTCTTGGCTTATGAAATACCCAGTCGGAGACTGCAGAGTACCCAACGAGCGCTGAGTGCGTGCTGTGTGAGTGAATTGCGGAGAGAGAGCGAGCGAGATGGAGAGAGGCGCCATGGGCCGCGGCGAGGGGTCGGAGGAGGCGAGGGGCAGGGAGCGGGagtgggaggaggcggcggaggcggtggcgtaCGACTCGTGCACCTGGCCGCCGCCGGTGGTGGTGGTGTGCGGCCCCGGCAACAGCGGCAAGTCCGCGTTCTCCCGCCTCCTCCTCAACACCCTCCTCGCAAGGTGAAATGCACGGAGAATTCGCCTGTCCTCTCCTCGTCGCATTCTGCTCTGCTTCACTCCAAAGCAGCTGAATGTGCACATTGTCGAATAATTTTAGAGGCAGACTTTAAATTCGAGTTATTCATGCTCGGAAATGGGACGGTGCTGCTTTGCTAAATTTCAGTATAAATAAGCATTGCATTTTAGTTTATAAATAGTAAAATTGTTTGACCGCAATGCTTTGGTATATGATTTGAATACTTATTTTATACACTACGAATTCAGTTGACATGCTATCTGTATTTACTATTTATAGTGAAAAAAGAATCTGCATTTGAAAAGCGCAAAATGGAGTTAGTTACAAAGATTATTGAGCTTTGATTTTGTCGATTAAACCCTCATGAAGTAGCTATGTACCAATAGTTTTTTACTTTCTTGGTTGTTTTATGGCTTTGGGAAGTGTGAGAAAGTACTAGTAGTTTTTATGGGGTCAGCACTAGTCTGGTTGCATATAGTTAAAATGTTGTGCTAGCTGGTAAGTTTGGTTGCACTAGCCTCATCTTTTTTTTAATGGGAGAATAAACTAGTTCAACTGCTAGTTCACACAAGTTGCATAATTTGTACAGATCAGAATTTTTTGATTTGCTCTGTTTTATTTGCCGTTAGCTTATCTACTTTCAGATCAGTTCTTGTGATTCTTTCACTTCAATTAACAGGTATAAGAGGGTGGTGTACCTGGATACCGATGTTGGCCAGCCTGAGTTCACACCTCCAGGTTTTGTATCACTTCATGTACTTGAGGAACAAGCTAAAGGTACAGGCTCAGGGTTTTCAACTTTTAATTCCCCTTCAAAATGTTTCTATCCCTGGCTGAACATTCTGTTCATTTTTTTTGATAATTCAGATTTGACAATGCTATACCTGCGGGCTCCAAAGAGGTAATTGTATTTCAGGAGGTTTAGTTTTGCAGAGTCTTATATGGTTTCATATAATATTTGCAATTTACTCACCGAACTACCTTTTGGTGCTGCTAGGAACAATCCTGTGCTTAATTTAAAATAGATTACTGTATGTGAGAAAGCTATTTCATTTGTCAATTTTTTTTCCTAAATTTCTTATTCTAATATTGTTAACCATTCAGGGGTCAAATTAATATTTTGTTCTCTTCCAAGATATTATGAATACTCAAACATTATGAAGTTTGATTTTCTACCAATTCTGCAATAGCTACATTTACCCGTTAAGAGTCTTATCTTTAGCACAGTAGTTCAAGTGGCCATCACATGAACTAATATATCTATATCAGATACTTACTGAAATAAACATATGTACCAGTTGATATTTCATTGTGTTCTCATGTATGGTCTTCTGCAAGCTGTCTAATACATTTTCCCCACATATTCTAGGTGCTTCTTTTTTGGTGATGTTGCTGCACACAAGAACCCAAAACTTCTCTTGAGCTACATCTTTGGGCTTTATGATTATTTTCTTAAAGAACTCTATCGCTTCAATGAGGCTGATAACCCTCACAAATCAGCTATACCGATTGTTATCAACACTTCAGGATGGGTGAAAGGTGAGATTTCATTGATTGCACTACTTTGCATCAAGGTTTGTGCTGGTAATTCACATGGCTAATGTGGAAGGTTGGAGGGGAAAATATGATAGGATGAGTTTTGGATTTTGACTTGCATAATGGGACATTCACCTGTAATACTAATATCTGTTATTGCTAATTGACTGCATTTTCCTATTCTTTTCTCGCAAACGTCCAGTTTCATGTTGTACCGTGTGAATTTTAGGCATTGGACTTCATGTTCTGTCAGAGATACTGAGATACGTATCCCCAACCGATGTTATTCGGCTAAACACCACAGCAGAGGGTAAAAATTTACCAGGTGGTGCGTTTTGGCTGGATGCACACAAGGGAGATTCACAGGTTAATCTAGTTGAAATTCGCGCTGCACAGAACTCTCCTCGACAGTAAGTCTTTAACTGTTTTGAGCCCAGTTTCAACAAAAAAACAACTGTTTTGAGTCATTCATTTTAATGAAATGATATATCTTTAAATCGTTCTTATAGTCATGACTATGTAAATGCAGTCTGTTGGTGAAGAAAGAGGCGCGGATGATTCGTGACCTCAGACTGATTGCATACTTCAGGCAGTGCTTGCCGAGGGACTTTCCTATTTTCTCTTCTGATGATTTAGTGCAAGGCATTGCTGCTATAGACCCATTTCAGCTTCCTATTTCAAAAATACAGGTTATTGATCTGCACAGCCAGGTGACTGCTTCTCCATCTATTTTATTCTGATCATGTAGCAGTGAAGCGTTgctgaatactccctccgttccaaaatagatgacccaactttatacaaactttgtataaagttgggtcatctattttgtaacggagggagtatatgacaaAATGTTGCTTGTCCATTTACTCCTTACTGTACTCCATTTTCCAAACAGTATATTTCGTAACAGCGAAACAAATCACCTTGCATACCTTTCTGAATACTGAGCTTTTAGCAACGCCGAGTTTGCATTCTCCTTTTACACTAGTGCGAATAAAGAGCCACAAAAGGATGATATCTTGGATAGTAATCGGAGGCTCCTTTGAAGCTTCAACATTGAGCCAAATCATCAAAATGGATTGGATTGTGAGTCTTTGGGTCAAAGGATGCAGGAGACCTCAGTTATGGTTACAATCTAAATGTGTGAAACGTAGGGGCCTCCCCCCTATGGTTGTTTTGCCAAAAATATATCTGCGTACATAGTGTCACGTGGTAGGGTAGTAATGTGCACAAATCTTATCTTCTAAGTTGTAGCTATAATTTTCCTCATTTGTATGTAGAGAACTTAATGTTTACGCAATTACTTTTATTTTGCATAAATAAGATAAACTGCTGACCAGAATGCTAATGAATATGTACCGCTTGTCTAATACAACAGAATAAAACAATTTACTACTTGCAAAATTAATCTACCTAAATAAGTCGACATAATGCAGTGGTAGTTTAGCAACTTACAGTTTCAAATGGTATAAAACAGTTTGGGCAAATTAACTCTTAATTCCAGTTCATTATGTGTAGATAAAACTTATTTGGTACGGACTATCAATGCTCAGAATATTGATTTTGGGGTCTGTCTATTAATATAGTTTCTATGGGTGTTCTTGTATAGATTTCTGGTGATTCAGTATATGACTTCTTGGCTGGTACTATCGTCGGTATTGGATCAAGTTCATCTGTCCCTTTGTCAACGGAATGCTCATCCCCTTGGTGCATGGGACTTGGTATGTAAGATTTATTCTTTCCTTGTTTAGTGTTTTTGTTAAAGTAAACTGATAAGACTAACTAATTTATTGTATGTTACTGGTCTCGTGCTGAGTTGGACATTAGGTTTCGTCAAGGCTATTGATATTCCAGGAGACTGCATTCATCTGATAACACCTGTTCCTCATCAGCTTCTAGAAAATGTTGACATCATTTTTCCAAGTTGTATCGCACTACCCGACGGCCTCTTTCAGGTAATAAACAGTCGTCAGAATTATATTTCTTTGTTTTTCTCTGCAAGCATGGACTACTGTTTAAACTTCCTTATGATTGTATATTAATCACCACAAGGGCAAATAAATTACTGCTTAGGATGTGATAGCCAAATTCTTGGTTAGTTGTATTCTCTTCTCGAGAATTACCATTGCCTACAATTGAATATATTTCCGGAAATTCCCAAGGTCAATATTTCCGACGCCTTTAAATTGTGCATATGTCCCGTCCAGGCACATTTTAGCCTCTTTTAATTGATGAACCATGTTTTGAGTTGGGAAATCTAGCCGCATGATCCTGCATCAGTATTgattttgaactaaaaccatgacagtTATTTTGGAATTGATGGAGTAACACATATGCCTTTGACGCAATGCCTCTCCTCTCCTTTTGATCATGACAAAGTATCTCTAGTTCCAATATTTCAACCTGCTTCCAAAAGCATTAGGGATTGATGGGGCCTTTCCCACGCACTAAGGTTCAGTCCATCGCTAGGACCATATGGTCAGCTAGAATGGTACTCCACCTATGAAAACACAGTGGATGACCACGTGGAACAAAAAAACTCCACTTCTCCACCTACACTCTGCTGAACTTGTGCTTGTATGTGTG
This window contains:
- the LOC123132234 gene encoding polynucleotide 5'-hydroxyl-kinase NOL9 — encoded protein: MERGAMGRGEGSEEARGREREWEEAAEAVAYDSCTWPPPVVVVCGPGNSGKSAFSRLLLNTLLARYKRVVYLDTDVGQPEFTPPGFVSLHVLEEQAKDLTMLYLRAPKRCFFFGDVAAHKNPKLLLSYIFGLYDYFLKELYRFNEADNPHKSAIPIVINTSGWVKGIGLHVLSEILRYVSPTDVIRLNTTAEGKNLPGGAFWLDAHKGDSQVNLVEIRAAQNSPRHLLVKKEARMIRDLRLIAYFRQCLPRDFPIFSSDDLVQGIAAIDPFQLPISKIQVIDLHSQISGDSVYDFLAGTIVGIGSSSSVPLSTECSSPWCMGLGFVKAIDIPGDCIHLITPVPHQLLENVDIIFPSCIALPDGLFQVPNTVDDITARLRDL